In Candidatus Polarisedimenticolia bacterium, a genomic segment contains:
- a CDS encoding low affinity iron permease family protein: MREKSWYSRLAKKAAHFCGRPGVFALAFGTIVLWGLSGPIFGFSDTWQLVINTGTTIITFLMVFLIQNTQNRDTEAIQVKLDELIRATQGAHNALLDLEELEGDRLEDFKKRYQKLAGAARDEMEHGAGDTGTPEVETR, translated from the coding sequence ATGCGCGAAAAGAGCTGGTATTCCCGCCTCGCCAAGAAGGCGGCCCACTTCTGCGGCCGGCCCGGGGTCTTTGCACTGGCTTTCGGAACGATCGTCCTGTGGGGGCTCAGCGGCCCGATCTTCGGTTTCAGCGACACCTGGCAGCTGGTCATCAACACCGGGACCACCATCATCACCTTCCTGATGGTCTTCCTGATTCAGAACACCCAGAATCGCGACACCGAGGCGATCCAGGTGAAGCTGGACGAGCTGATCCGCGCCACGCAGGGGGCGCACAATGCGCTGCTCGATCTGGAGGAGCTGGAGGGGGATCGGCTCGAAGACTTCAAGAAGCGGTATCAGAAGCTGGCCGGCGCGGCGCGGGACGAGATGGAGCACGGCGCCGGCGATACCGGGACTCCCGAGGTGGAGACTCGCTAG
- a CDS encoding DUF1579 domain-containing protein has product MVRFSRVASAIVGVALLSAPAGAQTQTQKKPPSQTGAPGQQRQPGQPGAQGQPQMTQEQRAEMEAYQKAGTPGPQHQALAATAGDYDIKMKSWHDATGAPMEEAGTVRRSMALDGRVLVEELNGTMMGQPYTGHGMMGYDNVTGKYWSTWNDSMSTALMVTEGTCDAQGKNCTFTGTYNDPVKKTPIRTRMTTRWPSPTTEIFEMYGPAPDGKEMKMMEITYTKK; this is encoded by the coding sequence ATGGTCAGATTCTCACGAGTCGCATCGGCCATTGTCGGCGTCGCGCTGCTCTCCGCGCCGGCGGGTGCGCAAACTCAAACGCAGAAGAAGCCCCCTTCACAGACGGGCGCCCCGGGGCAGCAGCGGCAGCCCGGCCAGCCGGGGGCCCAGGGCCAGCCGCAGATGACTCAGGAGCAGCGCGCCGAGATGGAGGCCTATCAGAAGGCGGGGACGCCGGGACCACAGCATCAGGCGCTGGCCGCGACGGCCGGCGACTACGACATCAAGATGAAGAGCTGGCACGACGCCACGGGAGCTCCGATGGAGGAGGCGGGGACCGTGCGGCGTTCGATGGCGCTGGACGGCCGCGTCCTGGTCGAGGAGCTCAATGGCACCATGATGGGCCAGCCCTACACCGGCCACGGCATGATGGGGTACGACAACGTGACGGGAAAGTACTGGTCGACCTGGAACGACAGCATGTCGACCGCCCTCATGGTGACCGAAGGGACGTGTGATGCGCAGGGAAAGAACTGCACCTTTACCGGTACCTATAACGACCCCGTCAAGAAGACTCCGATCCGCACGCGCATGACCACGCGCTGGCCGAGTCCGACCACGGAGATTTTCGAGATGTACGGTCCGGCACCCGACGGCAAGGAAATGAAGATGATGGAGATCACTTACACTAAGAAGTAG